The DNA region tatgtcctccccagtcaagattctggcagcatCAATTTGATTGGcaatttccaaaggtcaccagaacctgacctctaatgggatgttttCAGATCCTTTATCAAGTAGTGATGattaggatctgtattttaatcagattgtaaatggacagaaataacagaaacatgttttattttcttaaatctTTAATATTCCCTTGACACAATACACCTCAAACCAAGAAAGCTGTGCAAAATATAGTAGAtagtaataaaatattgatgatCTAAATAATTTTTGAGCAAATAATTTCAGCTTAGAGGCGACTGATAGAGTACTTATGATATGGAAAAAagtgtatataaataatgtctgAAGAACCTTAGGACCGGACAACTAACcatttttatatatcaattatataaatatgttctatatcaataaattatcaaataaacatcaattataattaatacTGATAATTTAGGAGTATTTGAGATTCTGAATATAAGACAAGCACCACATATTTCCTCTCTCATATCCACTCTTAAAATTTAAACTGCTCCTCCGTGGGCTGTCAACACTTGGTATCTCTCTCTAGTACCACAGCCCCACTCACACACTCTGTAAACTCACTCTGAAAGACTAGAACCACACTTTAATCAACCAAGAAGAAATTAAGGGACTTTTAAAGAACTTTTTAGCTAAtgaatttgaaacaaaaactgTCAAGCTATATCAAGAAAATGTTATATCTCTCAGTATTGTGTTAAAAGTAAAATGACAATTAAAGATAGTTcactgattttattttataaaatacagttgtGTATCCTGCAGGCCCTCTTTATTTCTATGACAACAACATTCACCCATTCCCAGTGCCAAATtgaacatgtatgtatatatatatatatataaatatgaaaaaatgttaacaatGAATAAGAATAATAAAGAATGACACCAAAATAATTGATAACTGTTATGCTAAAAACGtgtgcatgtatataaatatataaatagctTTAGCGTCCAATAAATATTTCCGTGAAACtttagaacaaaaacaataacactACAGCAAGTGACAGCATTAATACTGATAAAACATGGGAATACACGCAGTATTGTCTCTTAAATCATTCCAAAAATATTCCAGTACATTTTGGCTCTATCAAAATCATCTAAACATTTAGCGAGTTAAAATTTTGACTGCTCTAAAGCCATAAAAATAGACAGCTGCATATAAGGTTAAGGTTTTTCTTTGTGGTGTCTTTATTTAACAAATGGCCTTGTAGAGTCTATTTCTTTGGGGAGATGACCCGAACTTGTTGTAAGTCTTGGAAGCTGGTTGGTTTGCCAGTGGTAGATAGGGGAGTGACCAGTCCTATATGGAACAGCTGACGGCGTAGGTTGTGCCAGGTGCTGTCCAACAGAGGACCGTTACGGCTGTGGTCATACTGCCTTTTGTCTCTTTCAGTCCCCATCCAATTGTTCTTATTCCTGTGTAAAGTTTACAATTCAATTTGACgctttttattttctattcatATAACTACCTAATATTCAACCCCGAAGATACAACTGAACTATTCTAATTCTAAGGCAAGAACAGTTCACTGATAAATTATCCAGGATACTGGAGTGTTTCGAACACTGAAAAAATGATTTCTACACACTAGAGTATTAGTTTATAATCAGAACAAAAGTATTAGTACAAACAACATGAGTCTGATGCCTttgaaatacagaaaatataGTATGGTTTGATGACTTTCTTTCATACTCAAATTTTGGAGACACACGCAACCGTAAATCTAAAAATCtcaaaatatcaatgttttcttgtctaaaaatatcaatatgtcgATTACTAATTTCCATGATTTCAAAGCATTAGTAAGACATCAACAATCGCTAGACTTTGAAGTGTGGTTTTCGAGGAGGAAGTTCTGTTTGAGGTGTTTTGTTAAGATATCCCTGAGGATGCAGTAAGGGATACACTTTATCCTCTGGATTGTTGTCGACTTTCCTATGATAAATTCTGTGCATTGGCGGTCCCAACAAATCACCAAAACTGAAAAACATACCGGTAATCTACGTTTCAAACAAGACATGAAAATTTCTACTCTATAACATTAAGCTGAAAAATACAAGCAGTTCAATCATGATTGTACAacatttaaacatgaaaacGAACACGAGGCAAAGCAATCATTCTTCTCAACCAGCTTCCAACTATTCATTTTATAATGCTACTGTCTACGGCAGCtgtacaaatttattttatgaagATGTTTTGCATGTTGTGTCTTAATTGTAATGGTGACAAACCCTATGAAATTTCACAGCTGAATGTTTTGATAACCTTAGAGCAGATGACAAAAACGGTAATCTTAGAGCAGACGATAAAAATGGATGTTTAGGAGTAAGCCTATGGTAACGTGTATTCCCACAATTGCACACAAACAAGTAGAAACAATACTCTAACCAGTCTAAACAGATGTAGCACCCAGTATGATATCACCATTTAATGGACCAAAAACCTTATTGGATATACGATTATACAAAcgtgaaaacaaaaacaaaaataaataaatagaaaaaagaaACATGTTTAAAATTCATAAGGATGTAAGATTTTGTAAACTTGATCCCTCTCTATATTTAATTTGCGTTGTGTCCTTTTCTTTACAGATTCCGTTTTCTGTTCCCGAGCGTTTGCGAGCTTCCTTGTTGAAAATTCATTGTTTGGAGCTGCATTTGTGTCGTTAACAGATTTTTCCCTGAAAGAAGATCGTAGAAATTTCTTTGGAATTTCCTTGacaacgaataacagaaatctGAACTTGCTTGTTATTTACCATATCCACTTGAACACACAAACAAAGCTTACGGTTATGTTTACAGAAAAATCACAGAAGAAACATGGTCACACGTAAGTGTTGATGGCGGCGAACTGTCATGGAGGAGATCGGATCCACACAGAATTTTATCACTCTGGAGTTTCCGACAAAACTTTCACATGAAAATCTCCATTTACACGGCGAACAATATCGTATCTTTCTTGCATGGCAttcaattttctatttttccGGTTGTTGTCATTAGTGTaatcagagttatcttttcctggATAAATCACAGGATAAGCCCTATCAACATGAGGTGCCATGTTCTCTTGATTTCGATAACGATTGTTAAAACCTTCTTTGTTGACCCGAAACATTTCAAGAACTGGCCTGCAATTTGTaaacacagaaataaaacaattaaagctTGACATTAACCTTGACCAATATTAGGTTTAGACATTGTTACTGTAGCAATACATCGCATCAAAGCACGCATTTGTTTTAGGGGCTATCAATCCAAACCTTTGTTATTCTAGGGATAAAACACTTCTTAGTCCTTATCTCACAAAGGCACATGTTAGAATTTTAGATACATGGAGACTTAACATTTAATTAGTAGTAAGTGTTATTTTAATTAAGGACATTAAATTATAATTCGACGATGAGTTAAGATGAACACATGTTGTAACCAGTAACAGCTGAAGAATTGTTATAGAGTTGAGCGAATGCAGTAATGGTTATGTAATCAGTTTCTGAGcaaaatgacataattttatatatgaaaaataaatgttacacTCACAAAATTTGACTAAGCAATCAAAACCTActaacaagggcagataactctgtaatatataagCACAGAGTACAAAGATCAACGACGTTATTACTTTCCTTAACCGTTAGTTTTTAATCCGAAAAAGGTTCattcttgaaatattttgagAAGGTATTGTGTTTCCAATACATTATCTCCTCCAGAGCAGCGCAGCCCCCATCAACAATCATTATGTATCTATAAgtttgaaacaaaatgatacCACTTTTTGTTTTCGACAAACATCAAGTAAAAATCACCAAATATGTACTGTTAATTGgtgttatgtatacatatgaaatGGATGTGTAATTTGAGGTTTTCAAGAATGATGACAAGTTCAGAATATAGAGTTCATGTGTTACTTCTGTTTGCCTACAACACAGATATAGCAGCTGACATAAACAGAATTTACGACGAAAAGATGATTCTAAAATAAAagcaaagtttttttttaagcTGCCAGaagaattgttttatttggctgaaatgaattgaattcaaattcattaagcgaaaacatgtgtaacaggtgATTATTTTAAATTGTGATGGAACTTTATAGCATTATAGAGATTGCTATTTGAAAGGAAAAAGTGCAATTTATCAGAAGCTAATCTAACAATATTAAAAGCGGTGAGATGCATGTGAAATGTTAGCAAAATTCAAATGCCTTCCATTTGCTTTATTGGAATTAACCttgataattaaatttttcCCAAAATAATCCTttgattaaacaattaaaataattggGAAAggtaaaaagaatatatttctATCTTTAACCATATTTAAATGATAGAAGTGCAAGTTTGTGTTGATCAAGAACATCAAAGTAATTTGATGTTACAAATAAGAACTATATGTTGATTTTATTAGGTAATCAGTTGTTAGGCAATTAGTACTTTTTGGGCTATGACACATATTTGAAGTAAGACGGGCCAACAGTTGGGCAGTTGTACAACTGGGTGAAAACCATAATCACATATATTGTGAGtcttaatgtatatatgtatatgaatcaAGCAAACTTAGGCGTTATCAATAACACAACTAAGCTACTACATCATTAAAATTGGAGTGAAAACTAAGGAGTACTTATTAAATGCGTAATAGTAGAAAGCACGTACATCGTGTTTAGTATCCAGGgtacattattttaaaaattggatCGACATGCAGGGGCAAGGGGTCACACCCACTTTCCTTCAAGGATCTATACACAAAATTAGGATCATGAACCACTTCCTTGAAAACCACACCATCCTCTGGTTCGAGTTTGTGCAGTGCCAACCTACTGCATCTAAAAGAGtaacacaattaaaaaaatcactttagtaaaaattcacaaaaatattattggtgTATAGTTGTTAATTCTCTAGTTGTTGATTATGATGGGTCAGCAAGAGATGATTACTAGACGATGAGTACTATCTATTTTACTACTAAGTGATTATATTGGCTATGGGTTAGATTGGAGGAAGGGGAGACCGAACTCAACCTACCAAGAATTATGGAACCTATCGAGGATGATGCGTTGGATTATAGATTAATACTGGTTACAGAAATAACACAAttgttacaaaattattaagcattattttcaatatcttttggaagtcatagacaaaaaactgAAGGACTTTCTTTATAGACTCCGGTACTAATTAGGTATAAATTTCCGTGATTaaacttacttttacaataaaacaaattgagttgaggcgcagtgatatcttatccaataattcagtttggccaatgactgtgccacTTTTAAAATTCCCTGTGAAACCATTTTggatatatgacgtcataacacTTGACATACAATCCTATTGAAAAATAACCTctaagatctaaccaatagaaatgagtgtaacatataaaattaaattattaaaatacaatGTGACATCCTAATATGGATATCCATAACTGTGGGTCTGCTTATCTTGATTGTCATTCTtctcaataaataaaatttgtgaTCATCTCAtaatgtcatttaaaatattgtgtaaaatgttctttattttgttatattaacaTGTCATCCTGTTCTATTTCTCTTACATGACTCCCTCATTTATTTAAAGAGATCTATATAAAGTCTATTTCCTTCAATTTAGGTCTATGGAAATTCAAACTGTGATCATGAATTATTTCATGTATGCActaaaagtaggtcacagtgacccaCTAACAGACTTATTGAGATTCTGGAGCTCTCACTAGAACATTAAAATCTGCTCTTAACATGTTCATTTATTGAAGGTACTATTAAAGAATATACATAGGCTTGCTACTTAATCTATTTAACATCCCCGAGCAGGGACCAATTTAAAGGCATTGggtatgaaattatgaaattatcaaaacttTAATTAATCACCTTATCATTGCATTTACTAACTATGTCTATACTCTATATAGAGTCACAAATTAGGAAAAGCTTCGCAAGTCAAAAGTTTCAACtgtggtaaaaaaaaatttaatagcAAAagcattttgaatattaaatattatgtgTTAAATAAGCCtttaaatgttaattgtctATGGAAGAGCAGATAACAGTATTGGGTATGCAGATCCAGAAATGTACTAGTTCATGTGAGGTGCTTGCACCATTGCTTTTCAATTTTATCTTACCAATGAGGAAACTAATTTGCTATATGCCTTATAGCTGATAGATACTTGTAATCACGTTTCCTCAAACATAACTTGACATTTTTACTAGTGCAACTTGATCTTATGAAGTGTAttgttctttcttttttaaaagaGGAAAAGCATGGAAAACCTAAGCAGTTCTGGTAGTTCAAGTTCTGGTTTATGTCTACTTTTCAGTGAGTAAAAACAATGAACATGTGATAAGAATATTAAGTGCTAATATGTCACATCAACaatagaaaatagaaaaatctTGTTTTAAACCTCAAAAACTTCACAGACATTGGAAACTGGCAGGTGACTGCAGATTACTGGCAACAAAAACAGCAGTAGGCTAGCTAGAAGAAAATTGTATCTTTGCTGACATTGTATGATGTACACTCAAAGACAGAACAATCACCAGGCGGGCAATGTTTTAGTGAGGACAGAACGATAATTTACTGAAGACATCACAACCATACACACAGTAAACTATACCCAGCACAAAAGTATGAACTGTAAGGCAATTTTATGACTAACTTGACTACTCATCATTTAAGACCCTATGGCAACCAAATAAAATTAGCAATTTTTGAAAGTGAATCATGGCGATGCAGTTGTCATCCTTCAAGATTAGAAGCTTAAGTTACATTTTGCTTACATTGAAATGTTCAATGAAAGATATGATGAGTCAAATATAGTATAAAGGGTTGTCAAAGTTTTAATTGAGAACATTGAAAGCtgtaattacaattacataaaGACGTGGTTACCATAATGacgcaaacatttttttttctagataACTAAATAACCTCCTCTCCAAACATTGATGCGGATTGGGTATAATGACAATGTATGTAATGCACCCACTACCCAGTGAGATAAACAGGAATCACAGTACAGTGCAACACTATCAtatccactcctggactatAAGTCACAGTAAAAGtgaaggctctgtgtgtgaCAACAAATGAGACAGGCAGAGTTTGGTCCAAGGATGGATGTAACAAgagaaagtaacccctggaaatcGAGGATGTGTACAGTGAGGTTATCACAATCATAGTCCAATATTTATAAAAGATACAAGTCTTAATCGAAATGACttactttttaaaatgtaattcaCTAATTCTAAAACaagtttgatatttttgtagagtcgcaaaagtaaAAACACCATTAATACTATGTACACTTATAATATCATCTCTCCCTCAACAATAAATTGATTCCCATAATACAGGTTGTCTAATGTACGCGGTAAAACGGCGAAATGAGTCTTCTTATATATCAACAATGTCATTGTTGATATAGATTTGTGCAGGGAATTAGTTTGTTGCTTAAGCCTTTGGCACAGGAGTTTTGGAATTATAATTGTTACATTtgttaaatttttaattttgatttcagAAACGTAGCTTGGCCTTTAAGAGTACATGCAGAGCTCTTTACTAAAAAGTATTGAAGAAGATGTGTGTGTACTAGACGGTATACAATATAACATTGATCTTGATAAGAACAGTGCAGCTGGTCCAGAACATGACTGATTGCCCCTAAAACAAATAAGTGTAATTGCCAAATGATTCATGACCTCGACACTCAGGGGGAAAGTCATATTTTCATTTggtaatttattttgttatatgacTGTGATTTTTGAGCACCTTTTTCTGATTGGTAGAAAATTCTTGGAAAGGTCTTGCTCTTAGCGGAAAAAACCCatgttaatttgaaataatgacaAATACCTGTTCAGACGTGAAAACATCACAATTTTGTAACCTGTGCTACAAATAGTAACAAGGAATTCTCCTGTCATTAGTAATTACTTATTGTGTTGTCATAACCCTCAGATTGACAATAAAGACAAAACTGGTATGATCATTAtcgtttcatataacaaaacaggTTATTGGCTTTTTATACATTATTACAAGGAATTTTAACAGTTAAAGATGATATATCTCTCAGCAAACATCTTAAGAATATCATCTTTCTTATGTTAATAATTCTTCATATTAACCTACATAATAAGTCAATAACTGTATAACCTTCCCTTCCTCCACAAAAACTTCCATGCCAGTCATAAAGTCTATATGAACAGCACAAGAATTAGAGAAATGTTGAACTTGATGATGGTCAAACAACAATTAGCTTTTTCATCTTTTCCTTCATAACGTTCAGTatcaacacaaacaaaaaaacaactatAACTACAAAATATGAATCTACTATTCTACTAATTTCATGCTTGCAtgcataattaaaataattaacaaattaatgtaaacattaaTACATTAAATTGTCATTAAATTCAAACAATTATGAAATTATACCATTTCAGGCattaaaaattcttaaaaagcacaataatgtacatgtagcttaaATCCAAAATtgctttaattatttttattctccaaataattaatcatatatattttagaaTAACAAATAGACTGCATACAATACCTTTATAATATTACTAtattaactgtatatatatttcatttgatttaattcATATACTATGTATACTTATACACACCTTTTTGTGTCAAAATTATCAGCTCCTGAAAACATTGTAGCTGATTTTGTGGCCATTTTCTCTTGAACTTCACCACTCATATTCTGAATAAAAACAACCATTAAATACAATAACTTATGACAAAAATGTATACTCAGTAAGCTTTTTAAATGTAGCTTTGCAGACCATTCACTGATCAAACATTAGACCATTCACTGATCAAACATTAGACCATTCACTGATCAAACATTTAAAGATATAGGTTCTCACGTATTTGCGCTCAATTGCCATTCTCCGCAAACATTCAttgtcatatttcattttttgtattttcattcgAGTTGTGAAAGTTATTGCATAACTGTCAAATTTATCAAGTGAATCGGAAAGTAAAATAACATTCCTGAATGCATACCCTACCCCCACCCACCTCTACCCCGACCCCAACACGAGCCTTCGCCTTCTCTTGTCTTCATTATTATCttacattatttcttttaacATCTGTTAGGTGTGGCATGAGGTCGTCCCTGGTCATTTATTATTTCCAAACGGGCCTATGGACACTGTCACTTCTGAACTCGTGAAATACACATGTGCAGCAAATGTTCATCACTCACTTGTGGTGTTCACTTGCACAGCCGTAGGCCTACTGTGTATGTGTTTGATTTAATATTCGTACCTGTGATTGTTGTTCCATACATCTTTTCAGTGCCATCTGTTTCCTATCATGAATTGCCTGAAGCCTTCGTGCTTCCATATGATAAGCACACTCTGCCATGGCTACCTTGATAAGTTGGAACTTGTTTTCTTGGTGTTCCAACTGCCTTCTTCAGAAGCGTTTTCGGTAACTATGAGTAACGCGCATGTGCAAAGAAAACCGGAAATATAATTTAGCAatgatatttattgataaaataataatatcgcatatattgtttattttttagaaaatgttAACATTCCATAGTTATTTGAAGTCGTTTTGTGATCACCATTCCAGTTTttaacaaataaacatttttattttgacataAGCGGCACAACTTGGATTTGGGGTCTTTTTTCTGTGATACATGGGTTCCCCGTCAAATGCGCTAAAATTGGCGTAAATTCAGACCACTTCTGCGCAACTGCATGTGCCAGAACAAATTTTCTGCAGAGAATTCATCTATTCTTCACCTATTTTAGACGCCCTAATTAAAACATTCTAATGTATTTATGAGGATAGAACACCTAGAAATCGCATTTCATAATTTTTGAGGTGAGTATTTGTCAAAGAAATCGTATTTTATCTGATTGAATGTTGATACCGGGATACCTCGTGTACCGTGATATGTCTTCCGtgtgtttttcattttcattgttaaAAAACAGTTCTTGTTGTTTGCTGTCGGTATTGAATGTATTCACATTTCTAGGGCTTCAAAATATAGCATAATATTAGACATTGTGTGATGAGATTGAGGAAATTTCTGTAAGTACAAAGCATGTTCTATCACGTGGCCCTGTAATTTGATAATGCAGGCCGAAACCGAAAGACCGAGAAAACACGACTTTACTTACCAATGTTGTTTTCCAAATATGAATATACAAGTTTTAAACTCGTACGAAATGTTCATATATGATCTTTTTTGTATGGTGCTGATTTGTTTTGACGAAAATTCCATTTATATAGGCTTTCATGGCCAGCATCCATTATTCtccaaatttggtatatgaaGAGGATGTAATATGCTGATGATCAGCAGATTATGTTATCGAAAATAGATTTATTATTAATCCAATATTTTCATTCATAACTGACTTTGTGGATTTTAATAACATTCCTCTACGTATAttcaatattgtatataaacatgtttttaacTTTGAACCTTCATGTACACTTTGTGTTTAAAATTCATGAATTGTCAATACGCAGTTACTCTCAACCATGTCAGAAGTTAGCATGgcaagaaatattaaaaatttggTTGTGTCTAgtgtctaaatctctggtagTTCCAACTTAAGGCAATGATTCCATTGCTGTGGCTGATCAATTCCTCGATATTTAGATGAATATGTCATAAATTTTGTCTATGTGCCATTTTAATTAAGTAAAATATTGACTAGAAATTATTACTGTACTCAGGCTGCATAAAAAGTGATACTAGACCAGTTAAAGCAATTTAAAGATTTATCTTTTCCGCAAAACTGTAATACCAGATAGTGTTGGGAATTGGTTGTATATTTGTGATCATCACTTTCAAGCAAATGACTGATGATGGACTAACAATCGATTATGAACTGAAGGTTCTTTTTACCAAATAAATGAGGTAATAtcgatttcattttatttatttttcaacaaaaatctTTCACTTTTGCTTCCTGGAAAATCCATATGTAACGATGTTTGAGCGGGGATCGTCTTTCACACATTTACATATAGGAAAATGAAGATATGTATTATTGTCTAAGTGctacatttcattttaatagtTTCCTCGATAAATTGCCAGTGCTACGCTAGATGCATCAACTAGAAATGGCCGCTGTGACCCACAACTCCCCTGTCATTTTGTATGTCTATGCTGCATACAAATTCAAACTACAATTCTGATAGGTCGTCATATTGAGCTATTCAGCCAATCAGTGCATTTCTTATTAATTACAGATTACTTGATAAAGTAAAGTCATGGTCATGGAAACCCCAAGCCCACAGTGTGTTGGCCGCGAATTTGTGAGGCAGTACTACACCTTGCTTCATGAGGCCCCACTGCATCTGCACaggtaaaattaaaaatatcacttctGGAGATATCTATTTCCAAGGAATGAaaggaataaaagaaaatatagaattttcaaaatatgattatGTATTATTAATTAGTAATGAATAGTACTTTCCAGCATTTATGTTATctgttttatatgatatttaattttgcaatCACTGTTCACAAATCTTTTCTTGACCTACAGATTTTATAGCCACAATTCCAGCTTTGTACACGGTGGCGTTGAGAAACCTGGTGAAGAACAACCTCCAGTCATGGGACAAGTGGTTAGTTATTATTGAATCAAAAAAGTGAAATTGAAAACTCTTAAAATTGAAGAGAGTCTGAGCTATCATTGTTAACTGTAATGGATTTATAGTTGAAATATTGGTTTTATAAGCTTTCCTGCTCAAAGAATAAATGAGCATATACAACTgtgcaatctgattgaaatacagatccttataaccactccattGAATAGAGGACCTGACAAtttcccataaggggtcatgtttgGATGAACTTTATACCGcatgtacttcagatcaaatgcattttttacaCCTTGCTATATGAAAATGCTATTTTGTCCctgtttacatgtacaattaattttattgtgcttttttggcgagatgactacatacacgaaaataattctgacagctttttcaaacttatTTGTCCCCAGTCAAAATTCTGGCAAcggcaatttgattggccatttccaaaggtcaccagaactaatggaatgttgtcagatcctcttatccaacatAGTGATAATACAGGATCaattttttaatcagattgacaaCTGTGGCGTCCATCTAACATGCCAATGTCAACTTTTCCTTAAACAACATTTTACCAACATATAAACCAAAAGCCTCAGTTGAAGAACTATTAAGTTTAATCAAAtgattaccttgaccttcattcaaggttatttgatcaaaattgtacaaaagtgTTAGTGAAGACTTAATCATTAACTAAGAGGCCCAGTTATTGATATTTAGCCTTTAGCATCTTTGAattagtgaccttgacctacattcaaggCCTTTGTGTTCTGCAGGCAATGTACTTAAAATGCTTATAAATCTTTTGTCAGTCAAATACACCCCGAGTTCTGATAAAGCATATTCACCATGAAGTTAGTTTTACACGTAAATGGAAACCTTTGCCATTAACTTATTTTatctacatatttatatattatcaagGTTAGTTACACATAGGCTAAAAGACTTCcc from Argopecten irradians isolate NY chromosome 5, Ai_NY, whole genome shotgun sequence includes:
- the LOC138323545 gene encoding uncharacterized protein isoform X2; its protein translation is MAECAYHMEARRLQAIHDRKQMALKRCMEQQSQNMSGEVQEKMATKSATMFSGADNFDTKRNKNNWMGTERDKRQYDHSRNGPLLDSTWHNLRRQLFHIGLVTPLSTTGKPTSFQDLQQVRVISPKK
- the LOC138323545 gene encoding uncharacterized protein isoform X5, giving the protein MAECAYHMEARRLQAIHDRKQMALKRCMEQQSQNMSGEVQEKMATKSATMFSGADNFDTKREKSVNDTNAAPNNEFSTRKLANAREQKTESVKKRTQRKLNIERDQVYKILHPYEF
- the LOC138323545 gene encoding uncharacterized protein isoform X4 — translated: MAECAYHMEARRLQAIHDRKQMALKRCMEQQSQNMSGEVQEKMATKSATMFSGADNFDTKRCSRLALHKLEPEDGVVFKEVVHDPNFVYRSLKERKNLLTTQMQLQTMNFQQGSSQTLGNRKRNL
- the LOC138323545 gene encoding uncharacterized protein isoform X1 yields the protein MAECAYHMEARRLQAIHDRKQMALKRCMEQQSQNMSGEVQEKMATKSATMFSGADNFDTKRPVLEMFRVNKEGFNNRYRNQENMAPHVDRAYPVIYPGKDNSDYTNDNNRKNRKLNAMQERYDIVRRVNGDFHVKVLSETPE
- the LOC138323545 gene encoding uncharacterized protein isoform X3: MAECAYHMEARRLQAIHDRKQMALKRCMEQQSQNMSGEVQEKMATKSATMFSGADNFDTKRCSRLALHKLEPEDGVVFKEVVHDPNFVYRSLKESQFLKCFGSTKKVLTIVIEIKRTWHLMLIGLIL
- the LOC138323545 gene encoding uncharacterized protein isoform X6, which gives rise to MAECAYHMEARRLQAIHDRKQMALKRCMEQQSQNMSGEVQEKMATKSATMFSGADNFDTKRCSRLALHKLEPEDGVVFKEVVHDPNFVYRSLKESGCDPLPLHVDPIFKIMYPGY